The DNA region ATGCTACGCTTTTGGGAGCTCTCAAAAAAGTGCAATATGTACTTCTTGAAGAGCAGCAACTCCCTTCTATCCAACTCAAAAAAGCGTTAGATCGTCTTCAAATGCGCTCCGAAGAGCCGATGAAAGTTGCTATAACAGGGCAGTTTTCCAGTGGAAAATCAACGTTTCTCAATGCACTTTTAGCCAAAAATATTCTTCCCACAGGCATCACGCCCGTGACGTCCAAAGTCAATTATATTCGTTATGGTGAAGAGTTTAAAATCCGTGTGCGCTATAAAGACGGGCGTGATGAATACCATGACATCAACACGATTGCGCATTTTACAGACCAACGTGAGCATGTTGAAGACATCGCTTATCTTGTGCTTTATGCGCCACTCAACATCCTCAAAGATGTTGTATTTGTAGATACTCCAGGTCTTAACTCTCAAGCGGCGAGTGATACGCAAACGACTGAGAAAGTGCTCAAAGAAGTCGATGGCATTATCTGGTTGACACTCATCGATAATGCGGGAAAAATGAGTGAACTTCAAGTTTTGGAAGAGTACCTTGGCAAGTACCAAAACAAATCTCTTTGTGTTCTAAACCAAAAAGACAAATTTACGCCACAACAGATCGAAGAGACAACGAATTACGTGAAGACGGCTTTTAAAGAGTTTTTTAGTGATGTCATTCCTATCTCGGCACGTCAAGCGTTAGAGTCACGTAGTCACGACAAAAAAGTGATGATGGAAGAGACGCTTGAAACGTTTATGCATGATTTACATGTAAAGCTTGAAAACGGTGGTGAGAAGCTTGACTTTGCACAAGTTGAGCATGATTTTAAAGCGTATCAAACGACACTGGATTCGATCTTACAAAGTGATTTGGGTGCTAATCTTAAACTTTTGGAAGAGTCCAATATCGATAAAGTCTTGGATTTTATTCGCAACGAAATTCAACCCAAATCGACCCAATCCAAAGAGTTTGCTATTACCAAAGAGATTAAAGATATTACAGCCAAATTGATTGCGCAACACCAACTCTTTCTCTCTATTTACGATGAACTTTTAGGCGAAATTATCCGTTTTGAAGCTGAGGCAAAAGGTTTATTTACTGAACTAAAAGGTAAATTCTCACATGATCTGAAAAGTGCGTTTATGCGCATTGAGCAGATCATTGAGACCATTGCTGATGCCATTTACAATCAAATCACCACGGTAACACAAATACGTTATGAAGCGCAAAAAACAGGGCTTTTCAGTAAACACCAATCGTATCTGCCTTTTGAGTACCAAGCGCCGAAAATTAACTCTGATCTCATCTATAAAAGTCTTTTTTACGAAGAGAATTTGATTGGCAAAATGTTCAAACAGTACGTAAAAAATCTAGGCGCTATTCAAAATGAAGTCAACGATAAAAACCGTTTGGTGTACCGTTCATTAGAGCAGGGTATTTTGAAATGGCAAGCACCGTATGAGGTGATTCGTAAAAGTGAAGAGCTTCACTCCGACATCGAATTTGCCAATATGCGCCGTTTTGCTTCCAAGGCGTATGAGAGCATCTTAAAACCGTTTAACGATGAAATCGCTAGTTCCTACGCGAAGATCAGTTCCGAGTTTAACCATCTTAGTAGCGCGGTCAGTTTCAACTACCAAAATGCCACTGAAGTATGTGTAGCGTTTTTGGAGAACAAAATCGAAAAATCCGCTAAGCTCTACGAGGAAAATCCCACAAAATTTTCACTCTATACCCCCAAACTCGATGAGATTAAAGAGCGCCTTAGAACCTCATTTCATCTCTATGAGCTTGAAAATATGATGAACACACGAAACACATTCCTCAATAAAGATTATGACCGTTTAATCAGTCAATTTACGGCGATTAAAGAGGAAAAAGTAGCCTTTTTGGAAGAGCGAAAAGCACGTCATCATAAGATTATAGAGCAAATAGAAACGTTGGTGAAAGAGATAGTCTAGTCTATCTCTTTCGCAGGTTCTTGTTATTTTTATCTTTACATGTAAAGATAATCTTGATATCTCCTTCAAAAAAGTTAAATACTTAATTCTGACTCTTTATTTCATAACTCCGATCATTGCATCTCCAAAAGTAGGAGATTCTAAAAAAGAAATATTGATGTATAGTGGAGTGATCTGTAATGCTACACCATTTCAGCTCTTTTAAACAAAAGGGCTGAAGATACAAAAAATTCTTGAGAGCATCAGTAAAATCGAAAGGATACACAATGAAAAAGAGTTTAACATTTCTAATGCTTCTGTTCATAGTTATCATGGCAAGTGGTTGTGAAACATGGCATGGTGTCAAAAAAGATACCGCAAACGGTGCTGAATGGAGCAAAGATAAGGTCAATGATGGCGCTAAATACATAGAGAAAAAAACGGAATAGTTCCATAGAATCATTTTATATTCCGAAAAAAAAGAGGTTAGGGCTAAACGTTTAACGTTTAGCCCTAACCTCTTTTTACATGTAATGCTTCTCTTTGAGCAGTTTGTAGAGTTTTAAAAGTGATAAAAAGAGTGTCGTAATCGCAGGGCCTAATATCATTCCCCAAAAACCAAAGGTTGTAAGTCCTGCAAAAATAGCAAAGAAAATCAAGAGTTCATTAACGGCAGTAGGCGTTTTAACCATTTTGTCATTGATGTACTTGATAATAAGTGGTTTAATAAATGTATCGGCGATGATAGAAATCACTACAATCGAATAGGTTGCAATGATAATCGCGGTTGTCGTATTGCCATGCGCCACTTCGATGGCACAGAGTGGAATCCACATGAGTGCTCCACCCACAATGGGGATAAGAGATGCAAACCCATAAAAAATTCCTAACAATAATCCATCATAACCAAAGTACATACCAATGAACGAAAAGAGTGCCCCTTGAAAGATTGCACTAAATAAAATAGAATAGAAAACAACACTCATGACATTGGTAACCTCAGAAAAGACAAAATTAACCTCTTTTTCCTCAATAGGCATCACGCTTTTAAAATAATCAATGAGGTCTTTGCCATTGAGCAGTGCAAAGAAGAAAAAGACAACGATGAGGAGCATGTCTTTTAAAAAGCCAGCACTATTTTTACCGATTGATCCAAGATAGGAAAGGGCAGTCGTAGAGATTTGAGCGATATTAAGATTGCTGATAAAATCATCCAAGGTTGATTGCATAAATGCCAGTGGCGCAGGAAGGTGATAATCAAGTGTTCGCAGATATGTTTGTACTCTTTCGATCATCGAAAAATCAAAATTGTTGACTATTCCACCAATCGAAGTGATAGTATAAACAATAGGTCCAAACAGTAAAATGGATAAAAAAACCGTTGACAAAAGAGCCGATAGATGTTTACTTTTTGTCAATTTATATAACTGCAGGTTAATCGTATACGTTGCCATAGCGAGAAGTGAAGCAATGGTAATAATCATCAAAAAAGGTTCATACAGCTTGATAATAGAAAATAAAACGGCTAAGAAAATGGCTGTTAAAAAAAAGCGATGTTCATTCATACATTATCCTCAAAAAGTGCACTTTGTAACGTTGGGGGAGTAAGACGAAAAAGTTCATACGTTTTAGCCGTGGCAATTCTTCCACGCGCTGTTCGTTCAATATAACTGTTAGCAAGCAAATAAGGTTCAATCACATCTTCAATGGTTCCCTCATCTTCACTCAAAGCAGCTGCCATCGTGCTGAGCCCTAAAGGACGACCTTTACTTTGTAGCAAGAGTTCAAGGTATTTAATATCCAGTTCATCAAAACCAAGATCATTGACCCCTAGTTCATTGAGTCCATATTGCGCTCGTTCGATGCTAATTGTCTCTTCATCTACCACGTCGGCATAATCACGGATACGTTTTAAAAGGCGTAAGGCAATCCTAGGCGTACCTCGTGAGCGTCTTGCCATCTCATGTGCTGCATCGTGTTGACAGATTTTTTCAAGTTTATGCGATGCTTTGGTAATGATGAGTGAAAGCTCCTCTTTCGTGTAAAATTGTAAACGAAAGTGCATTCCAAAACGATCGCGCAAAGGTGAGCTAATCATACCAGCCCTTGTGGTTGCCCCTATGAGTGTAAAATGAGGCAAATCAATTTTGATCGTTTGTGCCGCAGGGCCAGAGCCTATGATAATGTCAAGGCGAAAATCTTCCATTGCGGGATAGAGTATCTCTTCAATGGCAGGAGAAAGCCTGTGAATTTCGTCAATAAAGAGGATGTCCCCTTCTTGAAGATTAGTCAAAATCGCGGCTAAATCACCACTTT from Sulfurospirillum diekertiae includes:
- a CDS encoding dynamin family protein, encoding MSLLESFVTSYKEHFLKVVPTFDATLLGALKKVQYVLLEEQQLPSIQLKKALDRLQMRSEEPMKVAITGQFSSGKSTFLNALLAKNILPTGITPVTSKVNYIRYGEEFKIRVRYKDGRDEYHDINTIAHFTDQREHVEDIAYLVLYAPLNILKDVVFVDTPGLNSQAASDTQTTEKVLKEVDGIIWLTLIDNAGKMSELQVLEEYLGKYQNKSLCVLNQKDKFTPQQIEETTNYVKTAFKEFFSDVIPISARQALESRSHDKKVMMEETLETFMHDLHVKLENGGEKLDFAQVEHDFKAYQTTLDSILQSDLGANLKLLEESNIDKVLDFIRNEIQPKSTQSKEFAITKEIKDITAKLIAQHQLFLSIYDELLGEIIRFEAEAKGLFTELKGKFSHDLKSAFMRIEQIIETIADAIYNQITTVTQIRYEAQKTGLFSKHQSYLPFEYQAPKINSDLIYKSLFYEENLIGKMFKQYVKNLGAIQNEVNDKNRLVYRSLEQGILKWQAPYEVIRKSEELHSDIEFANMRRFASKAYESILKPFNDEIASSYAKISSEFNHLSSAVSFNYQNATEVCVAFLENKIEKSAKLYEENPTKFSLYTPKLDEIKERLRTSFHLYELENMMNTRNTFLNKDYDRLISQFTAIKEEKVAFLEERKARHHKIIEQIETLVKEIV
- the ruvB gene encoding Holliday junction branch migration DNA helicase RuvB; this encodes MERIVEIEKISFENEYEKSLRPSSFEDYIGQEKIKKNLQVFIQAAQKRSECLDHILFFGPPGLGKTTLAHIISNEMRANMKITAAPMIEKSGDLAAILTNLQEGDILFIDEIHRLSPAIEEILYPAMEDFRLDIIIGSGPAAQTIKIDLPHFTLIGATTRAGMISSPLRDRFGMHFRLQFYTKEELSLIITKASHKLEKICQHDAAHEMARRSRGTPRIALRLLKRIRDYADVVDEETISIERAQYGLNELGVNDLGFDELDIKYLELLLQSKGRPLGLSTMAAALSEDEGTIEDVIEPYLLANSYIERTARGRIATAKTYELFRLTPPTLQSALFEDNV
- a CDS encoding AI-2E family transporter; the protein is MNEHRFFLTAIFLAVLFSIIKLYEPFLMIITIASLLAMATYTINLQLYKLTKSKHLSALLSTVFLSILLFGPIVYTITSIGGIVNNFDFSMIERVQTYLRTLDYHLPAPLAFMQSTLDDFISNLNIAQISTTALSYLGSIGKNSAGFLKDMLLIVVFFFFALLNGKDLIDYFKSVMPIEEKEVNFVFSEVTNVMSVVFYSILFSAIFQGALFSFIGMYFGYDGLLLGIFYGFASLIPIVGGALMWIPLCAIEVAHGNTTTAIIIATYSIVVISIIADTFIKPLIIKYINDKMVKTPTAVNELLIFFAIFAGLTTFGFWGMILGPAITTLFLSLLKLYKLLKEKHYM